One Cellulomonas sp. Y8 DNA segment encodes these proteins:
- a CDS encoding response regulator transcription factor: MTFASRPGAGAGTPAGAPGAASTSVLVVEDEPAIATAVARRLAAEGWQVETVGDGLQAVDAAARLAPDVVVLDVMLPGIDGLEVCRRIQADRPVPVLMLTARDDETDMLIGLGVGADDYMTKPFSMRELVARVKALLRRQQRAALAAELAAAGTESAEPPVAVGDVVIDRAQRRVHRAGEEVHLTPTEFDLLLALAASPRTVLTRERLLAEVWDWVDASGTRTVDSHVKALRRKLGADLIRTVHGVGYALEPAGAAGTATPGGGPA; this comes from the coding sequence ATGACCTTCGCATCCCGCCCCGGCGCCGGTGCCGGAACCCCCGCGGGCGCCCCGGGCGCCGCATCCACCTCGGTCCTCGTGGTCGAGGACGAGCCGGCCATCGCCACCGCGGTCGCGCGACGGCTCGCCGCCGAGGGCTGGCAGGTCGAGACGGTCGGCGACGGCCTGCAGGCGGTCGACGCCGCCGCGCGCCTCGCGCCCGACGTCGTCGTGCTCGACGTGATGCTGCCCGGCATCGACGGCCTCGAGGTGTGCCGCCGGATCCAGGCGGACCGCCCGGTGCCCGTCCTCATGCTGACGGCGCGCGACGACGAGACCGACATGCTCATCGGCCTCGGCGTCGGGGCCGACGACTACATGACGAAGCCGTTCTCGATGCGCGAGCTCGTCGCGCGGGTCAAGGCGCTGCTGCGCCGCCAGCAGCGCGCAGCCCTCGCCGCCGAGCTCGCCGCCGCGGGCACCGAGTCCGCCGAGCCGCCGGTCGCCGTGGGCGACGTGGTCATCGACCGCGCGCAGCGCCGCGTGCACCGCGCGGGCGAGGAGGTGCACCTCACGCCGACGGAGTTCGACCTGCTGCTCGCCCTCGCCGCCAGCCCGCGGACCGTGCTCACCCGCGAGCGCCTGCTGGCCGAGGTCTGGGACTGGGTGGACGCCTCCGGGACCCGCACGGTGGACTCGCATGTGAAGGCCCTGCGCAGGAAGCTCGGCGCCGACCTGATCCGCACCGTGCACGGCGTCGGCTACGCCCTGGAGCCGGCCGGCGCGGCGGGCACGGCCACCCCGGGAGGCGGCCCGGCGTGA
- a CDS encoding ATP-binding protein, whose translation MTVPTPPRHQRPARVGRLPDVRPLDRLRSIKIKLGVLVAAAVFVAALLTWIGLNNALGPSRTFPIVIVLALVMTQVLARGMTSPLREMTSAARAMAAGDYSRRVRATSRDEVGELATAFNRMADDLEQADLLRREMVANVSHELRTPVTALQAQLENIVDGVEDPDPETMKAALAQTQRLSRLVATLLDLSRLEAGAVDLQVTDVPVQQFLEEAAQEGRLVGASKDLTFPVVVDPPELTLPADRERLHQVVANLVQNAVRHSPRGAPVRLEAHRAGGWVRLDVIDQGPGIAADQRERVFERFARGNSPAITGQISTGGTGLGLSIVRWAVTLHGGTVEVADSDTGCTMRVMLPSRRTSRPATAAF comes from the coding sequence GTGACGGTGCCGACCCCTCCCCGGCACCAGCGCCCGGCGCGCGTGGGCCGGCTGCCGGACGTCCGCCCGCTCGACCGGCTGCGGTCCATCAAGATCAAGCTCGGCGTCCTGGTCGCGGCCGCGGTGTTCGTGGCGGCGCTCCTGACCTGGATCGGGCTGAACAACGCGCTCGGCCCGTCCCGGACGTTCCCCATCGTGATCGTCCTCGCGCTGGTGATGACGCAGGTGCTCGCCCGCGGCATGACGTCCCCGCTGCGCGAGATGACCTCCGCCGCCCGGGCGATGGCCGCCGGCGACTACAGCCGCCGGGTGCGCGCGACCAGCCGGGACGAGGTCGGCGAGCTCGCGACGGCGTTCAACCGGATGGCCGACGACCTCGAGCAGGCGGACCTGCTGCGCCGGGAGATGGTCGCCAACGTGTCGCACGAGCTCCGCACGCCGGTGACCGCCCTGCAGGCGCAGCTGGAGAACATCGTCGACGGCGTCGAGGACCCGGACCCCGAGACGATGAAGGCCGCGCTCGCGCAGACCCAGCGCCTCAGCCGGCTGGTCGCCACCCTGCTGGACCTGTCCCGGCTGGAGGCGGGCGCCGTCGACCTGCAGGTGACCGACGTCCCCGTGCAGCAGTTCCTGGAGGAGGCGGCGCAGGAGGGCCGCCTCGTCGGCGCGTCGAAGGACCTGACGTTCCCCGTGGTCGTCGACCCGCCGGAGCTCACCCTCCCGGCGGACCGCGAGCGGCTGCACCAGGTGGTCGCCAACCTCGTCCAGAACGCCGTCCGGCACTCCCCGCGGGGCGCCCCGGTCCGGCTGGAGGCGCACCGGGCCGGCGGCTGGGTCCGGCTCGACGTGATCGACCAGGGTCCCGGCATCGCGGCCGACCAGCGCGAGCGGGTGTTCGAGCGGTTCGCCCGCGGGAACTCCCCGGCGATCACCGGCCAGATCTCGACCGGCGGCACCGGCCTGGGGCTGTCGATCGTCCGGTGGGCGGTGACGCTGCACGGCGGGACGGTCGAGGTCGCGGACAGCGACACGGGCTGCACGATGCGGGTCATGCTGCCGTCGCGGCGGACGTCCCGGCCGGCGACCGCGGCCTTCTGA
- a CDS encoding ABC transporter ATP-binding protein produces the protein MPPDATHAIEVSHLTKTFGQVRAVDDLSFTVRPGRVTGFLGPNGAGKTTTLRMLLGLVQPTSGTATIGGRRYTALDRPMRTVGAALEAADFHPGRTALDHLRLYAPQAGVPDARAHEVLDLVGLAGAAKRRVGGFSLGMRQRLALATTLLGDPPVLLLDEPANGLDPEGIRWLRDLLRALAAQGRTVLVSSHVLSEVQQTVDDVVIIAGGRLVHASTLAELSGLAEPRVRVASPDGAALDALVARAGWQRVAGAPGVAELVGTDVATVGHAAFAAGLELHELAAHGVGLEDVFLRLTAPAPARGAHAAPADGPAPAPTDAPAGGAR, from the coding sequence ATGCCACCCGACGCGACGCACGCCATCGAGGTCTCCCACCTCACGAAGACGTTCGGCCAGGTCCGGGCCGTGGACGACCTGAGCTTCACGGTCCGCCCCGGTCGGGTGACCGGGTTCCTGGGCCCCAACGGCGCCGGCAAGACGACCACCCTGCGGATGCTGCTCGGTCTCGTGCAGCCGACGTCGGGCACGGCCACCATCGGGGGCCGGCGGTACACGGCGCTCGACCGCCCGATGCGCACCGTCGGCGCCGCCCTCGAGGCCGCCGACTTCCACCCCGGCCGCACGGCGCTGGACCACCTGCGGCTGTACGCGCCGCAGGCCGGCGTGCCGGATGCCCGGGCGCACGAGGTCCTCGACCTGGTCGGCCTCGCCGGAGCCGCGAAGCGCCGGGTCGGCGGGTTCTCGCTCGGCATGCGGCAGCGGCTCGCGCTGGCGACCACGCTGCTCGGCGACCCGCCGGTGCTGCTGCTCGACGAGCCGGCCAACGGGCTGGATCCCGAGGGCATCCGCTGGCTGCGCGACCTGCTGCGGGCGCTCGCCGCCCAGGGCCGCACGGTGCTGGTGTCCTCGCACGTGCTGTCCGAGGTCCAGCAGACCGTGGACGACGTCGTCATCATCGCCGGCGGGCGGCTCGTGCACGCCTCCACGCTCGCCGAGCTCAGCGGGCTGGCCGAGCCGCGGGTCCGGGTCGCCTCCCCCGACGGTGCCGCGCTCGACGCGCTGGTCGCCCGCGCGGGCTGGCAGCGGGTCGCCGGGGCGCCCGGCGTCGCCGAGCTCGTCGGCACCGACGTCGCCACCGTGGGGCACGCGGCGTTCGCCGCCGGCCTCGAGCTGCACGAGCTCGCGGCCCACGGCGTCGGCCTGGAGGACGTGTTCCTCCGGCTCACCGCCCCCGCCCCGGCCCGCGGCGCGCACGCGGCGCCCGCCGACGGCCCCGCCCCCGCCCCGACCGACGCCCCCGCCGGAGGTGCGCGATGA
- a CDS encoding ABC transporter permease: MKDSLVSEYRKIVTTRTWWVLLIVMIGYMAFMGAAMAFAFTFDGAEVSGTDGAPVVADPMAVVTAVYTLPASFGYALPLLVGLLSVTAEFRHRTLTPTLLAQPDRNRFVVAKLVASIPVGVLYGVLGTLATVGAGALAFAFTDAPNLLGEGEVWGIIARTALALTVWCVVGVGLGFAMPNQVVAIVVVLAFTQFVEPIARLVLGLNDATAPIGKFLPGAAGEAISGGSFYSATGAGSLLGPAAGAAVLVGYAVLLAVLGRFTTLKRDIT, from the coding sequence ATGAAGGACTCCCTGGTCTCCGAGTACCGGAAGATCGTCACCACCCGGACGTGGTGGGTGCTGCTGATCGTGATGATCGGCTACATGGCGTTCATGGGCGCCGCGATGGCGTTCGCGTTCACCTTCGACGGCGCCGAGGTGTCCGGCACCGACGGCGCGCCGGTCGTGGCCGACCCGATGGCCGTCGTCACCGCGGTCTACACGCTGCCCGCCTCGTTCGGGTACGCGCTGCCGCTCCTGGTCGGCCTGCTGTCCGTCACCGCCGAGTTCCGGCACCGGACGCTCACCCCGACCCTGCTGGCGCAGCCGGACCGCAACCGGTTCGTCGTCGCGAAGCTCGTCGCGAGCATCCCCGTGGGCGTGCTGTACGGCGTGCTCGGCACGCTCGCGACCGTCGGCGCGGGCGCGCTGGCGTTCGCGTTCACCGACGCGCCGAACCTGCTCGGCGAGGGCGAGGTCTGGGGCATCATCGCCCGGACCGCGCTGGCCCTCACCGTCTGGTGCGTCGTGGGCGTCGGCCTCGGCTTCGCGATGCCGAACCAGGTGGTCGCGATCGTCGTCGTGCTCGCGTTCACGCAGTTCGTGGAGCCGATCGCCCGGCTGGTGCTCGGCCTGAACGACGCGACCGCCCCGATCGGCAAGTTCCTGCCCGGCGCGGCCGGCGAGGCGATCAGCGGCGGGTCGTTCTACTCCGCCACCGGCGCGGGCTCGCTGCTCGGGCCGGCCGCGGGTGCCGCGGTGCTCGTCGGGTACGCGGTGCTGCTCGCCGTCCTGGGGCGGTTCACGACGCTGAAGCGCGACATCACCTGA
- a CDS encoding RtcB family protein, translating to MSREHLSKHLVSWASILEPKTREQAVRTATMPFVHPHVALMPDAHLGKGATVGSVIPTLRAIIPAAVGVDIGCGMIAVRTAWSEDELRAAGPLTPLREAIEAAVPVSAGGYNTALTDTAAARVADLEAAAAEAGFDPGRYAGTWRLQLGSLGSGNHFIEVSVDETGTVWLFLHSGSRGVGNKIAQHHIAVAAELCRRWWIPLPDPDLAYLVEGTDEFWAYVRELRWAQDFAAANREEMMDRVVAAIGAHMGAPVDEAERVNCHHNFTEQEQHFGKTVWVSRKGAIRARRGEPGLIPGSMGTASYVVAGKGDPLSLTSSPHGAGRAHSRSAPRRLFTRDQLREAMAGIEYRDTDAFLDEIPAAYKDIDQVMADAADLVEVRHVLRQVVNVKGD from the coding sequence ATGAGCCGCGAGCACCTCTCGAAGCACCTGGTCAGCTGGGCGTCGATCCTCGAGCCGAAGACCCGCGAGCAGGCCGTCCGCACCGCCACGATGCCGTTCGTGCACCCGCACGTGGCCCTGATGCCCGACGCCCACCTGGGCAAGGGCGCGACGGTGGGGTCGGTGATCCCGACGCTCCGCGCGATCATCCCGGCCGCCGTCGGGGTGGACATCGGCTGCGGCATGATCGCCGTGCGCACCGCCTGGTCCGAGGACGAGCTGCGCGCGGCCGGTCCCCTCACCCCGCTGCGCGAGGCGATCGAGGCCGCCGTCCCGGTGTCGGCAGGCGGGTACAACACCGCGCTCACCGACACCGCCGCGGCGCGGGTGGCCGACCTCGAGGCCGCTGCCGCGGAAGCCGGGTTCGACCCCGGCCGGTACGCCGGGACCTGGCGGCTGCAGCTCGGCTCGCTCGGCTCCGGCAACCACTTCATCGAGGTCTCGGTGGACGAGACCGGCACCGTCTGGCTGTTCCTGCACTCCGGCTCCCGGGGCGTCGGCAACAAGATCGCGCAGCACCACATCGCCGTCGCGGCCGAGCTGTGCCGGCGGTGGTGGATCCCGCTGCCCGACCCCGACCTCGCCTACCTGGTCGAGGGCACCGACGAGTTCTGGGCCTACGTCCGCGAGCTGCGGTGGGCGCAGGACTTCGCCGCCGCCAACCGCGAGGAGATGATGGACCGCGTCGTCGCGGCGATCGGGGCCCACATGGGTGCGCCGGTCGACGAGGCCGAGCGGGTCAACTGCCACCACAACTTCACCGAGCAGGAGCAGCACTTCGGGAAGACGGTGTGGGTGTCCCGCAAGGGCGCGATCCGGGCGCGGCGCGGGGAGCCCGGCCTGATCCCCGGGTCGATGGGCACCGCGTCCTACGTGGTGGCCGGCAAGGGCGACCCGCTGTCGCTGACGTCGAGCCCGCACGGCGCCGGCCGGGCCCACTCCCGGTCCGCCCCCCGGCGGCTGTTCACCCGGGACCAGCTCCGGGAGGCGATGGCGGGGATCGAGTACCGGGACACCGACGCTTTCCTCGACGAGATCCCGGCGGCGTACAAGGACATCGACCAGGTGATGGCGGACGCCGCCGACCTCGTCGAGGTGCGGCACGTGCTGCGCCAGGTCGTGAACGTCAAGGGCGACTGA
- a CDS encoding MarR family winged helix-turn-helix transcriptional regulator, producing MTRLRPADDAGADPETDPAADELRLLAVALHDLSRAVRRAEGAHDGGLPPLPPTEFEVMRYVDAHPGTSVGGVAAGLDLRQSNVSAALRGLVGRGLVERAADADDRRVTRLHPTSHARARREPVEAGWARALGAALAGMATEDADAVRRAAAPLARLAARTRAAGERDGDGLSRP from the coding sequence GTGACCCGACTCCGCCCCGCCGACGACGCCGGGGCCGACCCCGAGACCGACCCCGCGGCCGACGAGCTCCGGCTCCTCGCCGTCGCGCTGCACGACCTGTCCCGCGCGGTGCGCCGGGCCGAGGGCGCGCACGACGGTGGGCTGCCCCCGCTGCCGCCGACCGAGTTCGAGGTGATGCGCTACGTCGACGCGCACCCGGGCACGAGCGTCGGCGGTGTGGCCGCGGGGCTCGACCTGCGGCAGAGCAACGTGAGCGCCGCGCTGCGCGGCCTCGTCGGTCGCGGGCTGGTCGAGCGCGCCGCGGACGCAGACGACCGCCGGGTGACCCGGCTGCACCCGACCTCCCACGCCCGGGCCCGCCGCGAGCCGGTCGAGGCCGGGTGGGCCCGCGCGCTCGGAGCGGCGCTCGCGGGCATGGCGACCGAGGACGCGGACGCCGTGCGGCGAGCCGCCGCCCCGCTCGCCCGCCTCGCCGCGCGGACGCGGGCGGCGGGGGAGCGGGACGGCGACGGCCTCAGTCGCCCTTGA